One Setaria viridis chromosome 3, Setaria_viridis_v4.0, whole genome shotgun sequence DNA window includes the following coding sequences:
- the LOC117847264 gene encoding katanin p80 WD40 repeat-containing subunit B1 homolog KTN80.4 isoform X2, whose translation MTTNTKRAYKLQEFVAHSSNVNCLKIGRKTSRVLVTGGEDHKVNLWAIGKPNSILSLSGHTSAVESVGFDSTEVFVAAGAASGTIKLWDLEEAKIVRTLTGHRSNCMSVDFHPFGEFFASGSLDTNLKIWDIRRKNCIHTYKGHTRGVNAIRFTPDGRWVVSGGEDNTVKLWDLTAGKLLHEFKCHEGQIQCIDFHPHEFLLATGSADKTVKFWDLETFELIGSTGPETTGVRSMTFNPDGRSLLCGLHESLKVFSWEPIRCHDTVDVGWSRLADLNVHEGKLLGCSFNQSCVGIWVVDLTRLEPYATGTSTKLNGHSELKTVSSGTMPLQNDSGSKANIGRSSLLQNSENNLKASSGRLSVSQNSDSALKETKSTASSGLVPSTPQRAGVGSNNRSFGNSAFASGGTTLKRSSLRSHNASSVSNFSKSDVVPVIVPRTSSGGELATDSRSDAADVAPVLSKATRRVDPATDSRKESTDVEPVVPKASSRMEISSDSAPVVISKSSRRLESGADSKKESADAASVVVPRENTKMEMASDSAPVLSKASRKVDPGTDSKKESADAAPVIPRASSRTEMASDARREPSAGRISPFRIQSRYAELRKLTHAKVDANKVDSRSKNTETDDFNCQIFFPRRNGVFQTMSSEETREDIKHGAVDRMAFSNPAELNASVRDVSRMRKPRDNCYVEVSRAGRARSSVSNWEGRDQSPSHEEPTTSSSSLAPTGRSYSSRGSNQASETPTIASDEDVLSLLMEQHELFLSSTRSRLTKLQIIHQMWVRNDIRGVLSAMEKMCDHAVSADMASVLMEKSETITLDLCTSILPVVTDLLESKTDRHLGVSLELLVKLVRTFGPMIHSTVSAGPSSVGVDLEAEQRRERCNLCFIELEKVKNKLPFLTRRKGAVANAAQELTLVFQEVMS comes from the exons ATGACCACCAACACCAAGCGCGCCTACAAGCTCC AGGAGTTTGTGGCGCACTCGTCCAATGTTAACTGCCTCAAGATTGGGAGGAAGACCTCACGGGTTCTTGTCACAGGAGGAGAGGATCATAAGGTCAATCTTTGGGCTATTGGAAAGCCCAATTCAATATTG AGTTTATCTGGGCATACAAGTGCTGTGGAGTCCGTTGGTTTTGATTCCACAGAAGTTTTTGTGGCTGCAGGAGCAGCCAGTGGAACAATTAAATTATGGGATTTGGAGGAGGCGAAGA TTGTCCGCACTCTTACCGGACATAGGTCAAATTGTATGTCAGTTGATTTCCATCCCTTTGGGGAATTCTTTGCCTCGGGGTCATTGGACACTAATCTGAAGATATGGGATATAAGAAGGAAGAATTGCATCCATACATACAAAGGTCACACACGAGGGGTGAATGCTATTCGATTCACACCTGATGGGCGGTGGGTTGTGTCTGGTGGTGAAGATAATACAGTAAAG CTCTGGGATCTGACAGCTGGAAAGTTATTACATGAATTCAAGTGCCATGAGGGTCAGATTCAGTGCATAGATTTCCATCCTCATGAGTTCCTTCTGGCAACAG GTTCAGCTGATAAAACTGTCAAGTTCTGGGATTTGGAGACTTTTGAGTTGATTGGATCTACTGGACCTGAG ACAACAGGTGTTCGATCCATGACATTCAATCCTGACGGAAGATCCCTGTTATGTGGGTTGCACGAAAGCTTAAAG GTTTTCTCTTGGGAGCCAATAAGATGCCATGATACTGTGGATGTGGGATGGTCTAGACTTGCTGATTTGAATGTTCACGAGGGAAAACTTCTTGGTTGTTCTTTCAATCAAAGTTGTGTTGGAATATGGGTTGTTGATCTGACG CGTCTTGAGCCATATGCAACCGGTACATCAACTAAACTAAATGGTCATTCCGAATTGAAGACTGTGTCAAGCGGCACTATGCCTTTACAAAATGACAGTGGTTCAAAGGCAAACATTGGGCGATCATCACTTTTGCAAAATTCAGAGAATAACCTAAAAGCTTCTTCAGGAAGACTGTCGGTTTCTCAAAACTCAGATTCTGcactaaaagaaacaaaatcgACAGCCT CAAGCGGATTGGTCCCAAGCACACCACAACGGGCTGGAGTTGGCTCCAATAATAGATCTTTTGGAAATTCAGCCTTTGCATCTGGTGGTACCACCTTGAAGAGAAGTTCGTTGAGGAGTCACAATGCCTCTAGTGTTAGCAATTTCAGTAAATCTGATGTAGTGCCTGTGATTGTTCCAAGAACTAGCTCAGGAGGGGAGCTAGCTACTGATTCTAGAAGTGATGCTGCTGATGTGGCACCTGTTCTTTCTAAGGCAACCAGAAGGGTTGATCCTGCTACTGATTCTAGAAAGGAAAGTACTGATGTGGAACCTGTTGTTCCTAAAGCAAGCTCAAGAATGGAAATATCCTCTGATTCAGCACCTGTTGTTATTTCCAAGTCAAGCAGAAGGCTGGAGTCTGGTGCTGATTCCAAAAAGGAAAGCGCCGATGCAGCATCTGTTGTTGTTCCCAGGGAAAATACAAAAATGGAAATGGCCTCTGATTCTGCACCTGTTCTTTCAAAGGCAAGCAGAAAGGTAGATCCTGGTACCGATTCAAAGAAAGAAAGTGCTGATGCGGCACCTGTCATCCCCAGGGCAAGTTCAAGAACGGAAATGGCCTCTGATGCTAGGAGAGAACCTTCTGCTGGAAGAATATCGCCATTCAGAATCCAGTCAAGATATGCTGAGCTACGCAAGTTAACCCATGCAAAAGTTGATGCAAACAAAGTTGATAGCAGAAGTAAAAATACTGAAACAGATGACTTCAATTGCCAAATATTTTTCCCCCGGAGAAATGGTGTTTTTCAAACAATGAGTTCTGAAGAAACTCGTGAAGATATAAAGCATGGTGCAGTTGACAGGATGGCATTTTCGAATCCAGCAGAGTTGAATGCAAGTGTCCGCG ATGTTTCTAGAATGCGTAAACCAAGAGATAACTGCTATGTTGAAGTTTCAAGAGCAG GAAGAGCAAGGTCAAGTGTCTCTAATTGGGAAGGGAGGGATCAATCCCCTAGTCACGAAGAACCAACAACGAGCAGTTCTTCGCTGGCTCCTACAGGCCGTTCATATTCATCT AGAGGAAGCAATCAAGCTTCTGAAACTCCAACCATAGCTAGCGATGAGGATGTTCTATCCCTTCTAATGGAGCAACATGAGCTATTTCTAAGCTCAACACGGTCTCGCCTAACAAAATTGCAG ATTATTCATCAAATGTGGGTAAGAAACGACATCAGAGGTGTTCTCTCTGCGATGGAGAAGATGTGTGATCATGCT GTATCTGCTGATATGGCAAGCGTTCTGATGGAGAAAAGTGAAACAATCACACTAGATTTATGTACCTCCATCCTGCCTGTTGTCACTGACCTTCTGGAGAGTAAAACTGACAG ACACTTAGGCGTTTCATTGGAATTGTTGGTGAAGCTTGTCAGGACCTTTGGTCCAATGATACATTCAACAGTATCAGCAGGTCCTTCTTCTGTTGGTGTAGATCTTGAGGCAGAGCAAAG GCGGGAGCGCTGCAACTTATGCTTCATTGAATTGGAGAAAGTAAAAAATAAGCTTCCTTTTCTTACAAG AAGAAAAGGGGCAGTTGCAAACGCAGCACAGGAGCTCACTCTTGTCTTCCAGGAAGTTATGAGTTGA
- the LOC117847264 gene encoding katanin p80 WD40 repeat-containing subunit B1 homolog KTN80.4 isoform X1: MTTNTKRAYKLQEFVAHSSNVNCLKIGRKTSRVLVTGGEDHKVNLWAIGKPNSILSLSGHTSAVESVGFDSTEVFVAAGAASGTIKLWDLEEAKIVRTLTGHRSNCMSVDFHPFGEFFASGSLDTNLKIWDIRRKNCIHTYKGHTRGVNAIRFTPDGRWVVSGGEDNTVKLWDLTAGKLLHEFKCHEGQIQCIDFHPHEFLLATGSADKTVKFWDLETFELIGSTGPETTGVRSMTFNPDGRSLLCGLHESLKVFSWEPIRCHDTVDVGWSRLADLNVHEGKLLGCSFNQSCVGIWVVDLTRLEPYATGTSTKLNGHSELKTVSSGTMPLQNDSGSKANIGRSSLLQNSENNLKASSGRLSVSQNSDSALKETKSTASSGLVPSTPQRAGVGSNNRSFGNSAFASGGTTLKRSSLRSHNASSVSNFSKSDVVPVIVPRTSSGGELATDSRSDAADVAPVLSKATRRVDPATDSRKESTDVEPVVPKASSRMEISSDSAPVVISKSSRRLESGADSKKESADAASVVVPRENTKMEMASDSAPVLSKASRKVDPGTDSKKESADAAPVIPRASSRTEMASDARREPSAGRISPFRIQSRYAELRKLTHAKVDANKVDSRSKNTETDDFNCQIFFPRRNGVFQTMSSEETREDIKHGAVDRMAFSNPAELNASVRGENYVSRMRKPRDNCYVEVSRAGRARSSVSNWEGRDQSPSHEEPTTSSSSLAPTGRSYSSRGSNQASETPTIASDEDVLSLLMEQHELFLSSTRSRLTKLQIIHQMWVRNDIRGVLSAMEKMCDHAVSADMASVLMEKSETITLDLCTSILPVVTDLLESKTDRHLGVSLELLVKLVRTFGPMIHSTVSAGPSSVGVDLEAEQRRERCNLCFIELEKVKNKLPFLTRRKGAVANAAQELTLVFQEVMS, encoded by the exons ATGACCACCAACACCAAGCGCGCCTACAAGCTCC AGGAGTTTGTGGCGCACTCGTCCAATGTTAACTGCCTCAAGATTGGGAGGAAGACCTCACGGGTTCTTGTCACAGGAGGAGAGGATCATAAGGTCAATCTTTGGGCTATTGGAAAGCCCAATTCAATATTG AGTTTATCTGGGCATACAAGTGCTGTGGAGTCCGTTGGTTTTGATTCCACAGAAGTTTTTGTGGCTGCAGGAGCAGCCAGTGGAACAATTAAATTATGGGATTTGGAGGAGGCGAAGA TTGTCCGCACTCTTACCGGACATAGGTCAAATTGTATGTCAGTTGATTTCCATCCCTTTGGGGAATTCTTTGCCTCGGGGTCATTGGACACTAATCTGAAGATATGGGATATAAGAAGGAAGAATTGCATCCATACATACAAAGGTCACACACGAGGGGTGAATGCTATTCGATTCACACCTGATGGGCGGTGGGTTGTGTCTGGTGGTGAAGATAATACAGTAAAG CTCTGGGATCTGACAGCTGGAAAGTTATTACATGAATTCAAGTGCCATGAGGGTCAGATTCAGTGCATAGATTTCCATCCTCATGAGTTCCTTCTGGCAACAG GTTCAGCTGATAAAACTGTCAAGTTCTGGGATTTGGAGACTTTTGAGTTGATTGGATCTACTGGACCTGAG ACAACAGGTGTTCGATCCATGACATTCAATCCTGACGGAAGATCCCTGTTATGTGGGTTGCACGAAAGCTTAAAG GTTTTCTCTTGGGAGCCAATAAGATGCCATGATACTGTGGATGTGGGATGGTCTAGACTTGCTGATTTGAATGTTCACGAGGGAAAACTTCTTGGTTGTTCTTTCAATCAAAGTTGTGTTGGAATATGGGTTGTTGATCTGACG CGTCTTGAGCCATATGCAACCGGTACATCAACTAAACTAAATGGTCATTCCGAATTGAAGACTGTGTCAAGCGGCACTATGCCTTTACAAAATGACAGTGGTTCAAAGGCAAACATTGGGCGATCATCACTTTTGCAAAATTCAGAGAATAACCTAAAAGCTTCTTCAGGAAGACTGTCGGTTTCTCAAAACTCAGATTCTGcactaaaagaaacaaaatcgACAGCCT CAAGCGGATTGGTCCCAAGCACACCACAACGGGCTGGAGTTGGCTCCAATAATAGATCTTTTGGAAATTCAGCCTTTGCATCTGGTGGTACCACCTTGAAGAGAAGTTCGTTGAGGAGTCACAATGCCTCTAGTGTTAGCAATTTCAGTAAATCTGATGTAGTGCCTGTGATTGTTCCAAGAACTAGCTCAGGAGGGGAGCTAGCTACTGATTCTAGAAGTGATGCTGCTGATGTGGCACCTGTTCTTTCTAAGGCAACCAGAAGGGTTGATCCTGCTACTGATTCTAGAAAGGAAAGTACTGATGTGGAACCTGTTGTTCCTAAAGCAAGCTCAAGAATGGAAATATCCTCTGATTCAGCACCTGTTGTTATTTCCAAGTCAAGCAGAAGGCTGGAGTCTGGTGCTGATTCCAAAAAGGAAAGCGCCGATGCAGCATCTGTTGTTGTTCCCAGGGAAAATACAAAAATGGAAATGGCCTCTGATTCTGCACCTGTTCTTTCAAAGGCAAGCAGAAAGGTAGATCCTGGTACCGATTCAAAGAAAGAAAGTGCTGATGCGGCACCTGTCATCCCCAGGGCAAGTTCAAGAACGGAAATGGCCTCTGATGCTAGGAGAGAACCTTCTGCTGGAAGAATATCGCCATTCAGAATCCAGTCAAGATATGCTGAGCTACGCAAGTTAACCCATGCAAAAGTTGATGCAAACAAAGTTGATAGCAGAAGTAAAAATACTGAAACAGATGACTTCAATTGCCAAATATTTTTCCCCCGGAGAAATGGTGTTTTTCAAACAATGAGTTCTGAAGAAACTCGTGAAGATATAAAGCATGGTGCAGTTGACAGGATGGCATTTTCGAATCCAGCAGAGTTGAATGCAAGTGTCCGCGGTGAGAATT ATGTTTCTAGAATGCGTAAACCAAGAGATAACTGCTATGTTGAAGTTTCAAGAGCAG GAAGAGCAAGGTCAAGTGTCTCTAATTGGGAAGGGAGGGATCAATCCCCTAGTCACGAAGAACCAACAACGAGCAGTTCTTCGCTGGCTCCTACAGGCCGTTCATATTCATCT AGAGGAAGCAATCAAGCTTCTGAAACTCCAACCATAGCTAGCGATGAGGATGTTCTATCCCTTCTAATGGAGCAACATGAGCTATTTCTAAGCTCAACACGGTCTCGCCTAACAAAATTGCAG ATTATTCATCAAATGTGGGTAAGAAACGACATCAGAGGTGTTCTCTCTGCGATGGAGAAGATGTGTGATCATGCT GTATCTGCTGATATGGCAAGCGTTCTGATGGAGAAAAGTGAAACAATCACACTAGATTTATGTACCTCCATCCTGCCTGTTGTCACTGACCTTCTGGAGAGTAAAACTGACAG ACACTTAGGCGTTTCATTGGAATTGTTGGTGAAGCTTGTCAGGACCTTTGGTCCAATGATACATTCAACAGTATCAGCAGGTCCTTCTTCTGTTGGTGTAGATCTTGAGGCAGAGCAAAG GCGGGAGCGCTGCAACTTATGCTTCATTGAATTGGAGAAAGTAAAAAATAAGCTTCCTTTTCTTACAAG AAGAAAAGGGGCAGTTGCAAACGCAGCACAGGAGCTCACTCTTGTCTTCCAGGAAGTTATGAGTTGA
- the LOC117847266 gene encoding uncharacterized protein → MSRSRYLVASLLLALAVAASAAAAASPYEARQQDKRTIPSDASHIDEETARLLAAEGATLAAIWAAKKDMQAQLQPLEAKPSGGVATLGDDQSSSGGGVATQGDDQSSSEGSGTSSGSGEHGKEEGSNKEGEKQGKSCLTKEECHKKKMLCGKGCTLSAHSKCAAKCTKSCVPTC, encoded by the coding sequence ATGTCTCGCTCTCGCTACCTCGTGGCGTCACTGCTCCTTGCGCTCGCCGTGGcagccagcgccgccgccgcggcctcgccgtACGAGGCGCGCCAGCAGGACAAGCGGACCATCCCGAGCGACGCCTCGCACATCGACGAGGAGACCGCGCGCCTGCTGGCCGCGGAGGGCGCGACGCTGGCAGCCATATGGGCGGCGAAGAAGGACATGCAGGCGCAGTTGCAGCCGCTTGAGGCGAAgccgagcggcggcgtggcTACGCTGGGCGACGACCAGAgctcgtcgggcggcggcgtggccacGCAGGGCGACGACCAGAGCTCGTCGGAAGGCAGCggcaccagcagcggcagcggcgagcacggcaaggaggaagggagcaACAAGGAGGGCGAGAAGCAGGGCAAGAGCTGCCTCACCAAAGAGGAGTGCCACAAGAAGAAGATGCTCTGCGGCAAGGGCTGCACGCTCTCGGCCCACAGCAAGTGCGCCGCCAAGTGCACCAAGTCCTGTGTCCCCACCTGCTAG
- the LOC117848006 gene encoding uncharacterized protein has protein sequence MEEAGKGRERVVEVEDLSATTKDAAVVSTKPAKRHPLVLWIAILGLIMLVGMYIFSLSLKQNGMLFGLLQTNMIEKEREKPCHDPRIPDTEIPYVHYPTPNTYDREECACTGVRFFAILSMQRSGSGWVETLLNSHPNISSNGEIFSVKPRRSNITEITKTLDKLYNLDWYSSAAKNECTAAVGLKWMLNQGLMKHHQEIVKYFNQRGVSAIFLLRRNLLQRYVSILANAHDSAMKQLNGTHKAHVHSKQEAEILAQYKPTIDKKTLITELKRSDKLAADALMNFKNTRHIVLYYEDVVKNRTKLMDVLDFLRLPKRKLSSRHVKIHTKRLRDHIDNWADVSNALTGTRFESFLNGRSRR, from the exons ATGGAGGAGGCAGggaaagggagggagagggtggtggaggtggaggatcTCAGTGCAACCACCAAG GACGCAGCTGTTGTAAGCACCAAGCCCGCTAAGAGACATCCACTCGTATTATGGATAGCCATATTAGGGTTGATCATGCTTGTCGGCATGTACATATTCTCGTTGTCCTTGAAGCAAAACGGGATGCTGTTTGGTCTCTTGCAGACCAACATGATAGAAAAGGAAAGGGAGAAACCCTGTCATGATCCTAGAATTCCAGACACAGAAATCCCTTATGTGCACTATCCGACGCCAAATACGTATGATAG GGAAGAATGTGCGTGCACGGGGGTTAGGTTCTTTGCTATCTTGTCAATGCAGAGGTCGGGGAGTGGATGGGTTGAGACATTGTTGAATAGCCATCCGAATATTAGCTCCAATGGAGAGATTTTCTCCGTCAAACCAAGACGCAGTAATATCACTGAGATAACAAAAACACTAGATAAATTATACAATCTGGATTGGTACAGCAGTGCAGCTAAGAACGAATGTACGGCTGCTGTGGGGTTGAAGTGGATGCTCAATCAG GGTCTAATGAAGCACCATCAAGAGATAGTAAAATACTTCAACCAAAGGGGTGTGTCTGCAATTTTTCTATTAAGAAGAAATCTTCTCCAGCGCTATGTCTCTATATTAGCAAATGCCCATGATAGTGCCATGAAACAACTAAATGGAACTCATAAAGCTCACGTGCACTCCAAACAAGAG GCTGAAATTCTTGCTCAATATAAGCCAACCATTGACAAAAAAACGTTGATTACTGAACTAAAGCGGTCTGATAAGTTGGCAGCTGATGCCTTGATGAATTTCAAGAACACCAGGCACATTGTTCTGTACTATGAGGATGTTGTCAAAAATCGCACT AAGCTCATGGATGTCCTGGATTTTCTGAGATTGCCTAAGAGGAAGCTGTCGAGCCGGCATGTGAAAATCCATACTAAACGACTGCGTGACCATATCGATAACTGGGCAGATGTTAGTAACGCTTTGACGGGGACGCGTTTTGAGAGCTTTTTGAATGGCCGAAGCAGACGATGA
- the LOC117847739 gene encoding pyruvate kinase, cytosolic isozyme, which produces MANIDMAAILADLERGGPDARVPKTKLVCTLGPASRAVPMLEKLLRAGMNVARFNFSHGTHEYHQETLDNLRQAMHNTGILCAVMLDTKGPEIRTGFLKDGKPIKLTKGQELTVTTDYDIKGDENMISMSYKKLPVDVKPGNVILCADGTISLTVLSCDPDSGTVRCRCENTAMLGERKNCNLPGIVVDLPTLTEKDKEDILGWGVPNDIDMIALSFVRKGSDLVTVRQLLGQHAKRIKLMSKVENQEGVVNFDEILRETDAFMVARGDLGMEIPVEKIFLAQKMMIYKCNIAGKPVVTATQMLESMIKSPRPTRAEATDVANAVLDGTDCVMLSGESAAGAYPELAVKIMARICIEAESSLDHDGVFKAMIRSAPLPMSPLESLASSAVRTANVAKAALIVVLTRGGTTAKLVAKYRPRVPILSVVVPVLTTDSFDWTISSEGPARYSLIYRGLIPLLAEGSAKATDSESTEVFLEAALKSAVQKQLCKPGDSIVALHRIGVASVIKICIVK; this is translated from the exons ATGGCGAACATCGACATGGCGGCGATCCTGGCGGACCTGGAGCGCGGCGGGCCCGACGCGCGGGTGCCCAAGACCAAGCTCGTCTGCACGCTCGgcccggcctcccgcgccgtGCCCATGCTCGAGAAGCTGCTCCGCGCCGGCATGAACGTCGCGCGCTTCAACTTCTCCCACGGCACCCACGAGTACCACCAGGAGACGCTCGACAACCTCCGCCAGGCCATGCACAACACCGGCATCCTCTGCGCCGTCATGCTCGACACCAAG GGTCCTGAGATCCGTACTGGATTTTTGAAGGACGGTAAACCAATTAAGCTAACCAAGGGTCAAGAACTCACTGTCACCACTGATTATGATATCAAGGGTGATGAGAATATGATCTCTATGAGTTACAAGAAACTACCTGTAGATGTGAAACCTGGAAATGTCATACTATGTGCAGATGGTACTATCTCTTTGACTGTCCTATCTTGCGATCCTGATTCTGGAACTGTGAGATGTAGGTGTGAGAACACTGCAATGCTCGGCGAAAGAAAGAACTGCAATTTGCCAGGCATTGTTGTTGATCTTCCTACACTGACTGAGAAGGATAAAGAGGACATTTTGGGATGGGGCGTTCCAAACGATATTGATATGATTGCTCTATCCTTTGTTCGTAAAGGATCAGATTTGGTGACTGTCAGGCAGCTTCTTGGGCAGCATGCCAAGCGCATTAAGTTGATGTCAAAG GTTGAAAACCAAGAGGGTGTTGTAAATTTTGATGAGATCTTGAGGGAGACTGATGCGTTTATGGTTGCTAGAGGTGATCTGGGAATGGAGATTCCAGTTGAGAAGATTTTCCTTGCTCAGAAGATGATGATCTACAAGTGCAACATTGCTGGCAAACCTGTGGTTACTGCTACCCAGATGCTTGAGTCTATGATCAAATCTCCAAGGCCAACTCGTGCTGAGGCCACTGATGTTGCAAATGCTGTTCTTGATGGGACTGACTGTGTCATGCTCAGTGGTGAGAGTGCTGCTGGAGCATACCCTGAGCTGGCTGTGAAGATCATGGCCCGTATCTGCATTGAGGCAGAATCTTCCCTGGACCATGATGGTGTTTTCAAGGCAATGATCAGGTCTGCACCCCTTCCAATGAGCCCACTCGAGTCTCTTGCATCATCTGCTGTGCGAACTGCCAACGTGGCCAAGGCTGCACTGATCGTCGTCTTGACTCGCGGTGGCACCACGGCCAAGCTTGTCGCAAAGTACCGTCCCAGGGTTCCAATCCTCTCCGTGGTTGTCCCTGTGCTGACTACTGATTCCTTCGACTGGACCATCAGCTCCGAGGGCCCGGCGAGGTACAGCCTGATCTACAGAGGCCTCATCCCTCTCCTTGCCGAGGGCTCTGCCAAGGCTACAGATTCAGAGTCGACAGAGGTGTTCCTGGAGGCTGCGCTGAAGTCTGCAGTACAGAAGCAGCTGTGCAAGCCTGGTGACTCCATCGTGGCTCTTCACCGAATCGGCGTGGCGTCTGTAATCAAGATCTGCATCGTGAAGTGA